The sequence CGGCGACGCCATACTGCGATTCGATGCCGGCCGCGCGATGTTCTTCGGCCACAGCCAGGGCGGCCTCACCGGCCCGCCCTGGCTCGCGGTCGAGCCGTCAGTGCGCGGCGCGGTGCTCAGCGGCGCCGGCGGCTTGCTGTACCTGTCGCTGCTACACAAGACCGAGCCGGTCAACATCCCCGATCTGCTCGCGGTGTTGATCCGCGACGTGCCCCTCGACGAGTTCAACCCGGTGCTGGCGATGCTGCAGATGTGGCTCGACGGCTCCGATCCCGCGTCCTACGCGCGGCTGCTGGTGCGGGAGCCGCCGCAGGGAGGCGACGCCAAGTCGATCTTCCAGTCCGAGGGCCTGCCGGACCGCTTCACGCCCAACCCGGCGATCCGCGCGTTCGCCGTCGCGATGGCGATCCCGCCGATCGAGCCGGTGATCGAGCCGATCGACGGCCTGGCGCTGCGCGGCCTCACGCCGCTCGCGCCGCCGGTCGCCGGCAACGCCGGAGGCGCGACGGCCGGCCTGCTTCAGTACGACGAAGTGCCCGGGTCCGACGGCCACTTCGTCGTGTTCGACCGCGAGGACGCACGCCGCCAATCGGCCGAGTTCCTCGCGACGCTGGCGGCCGACGGGGTCGCCACGATCGTCGCGCCGTGACCGCCGCGGGCCGCCGCGCGCTCACACGAGCAGCTTGCGGGCGGCCTCCGCGAGTTTGTTCGCGGCGTCCGGGGTGTCGGCGTCGGGCCGCGGCGGCACCGCGAGCCCGCGCTGCACCGCCGGCCGCGCCGCAATCGCTTCGAGCCAACGGCGCAAGTGGTCGAGGCCGTCGATGTCGATCCCGCTCCACTCGTACGTCCGCGCCCAGCAGAAGTTCGCGATGTCGGCGATCGAGTAGTCGCCCGCCAGGTAGTCGCCACGAGACAGTTGCTTGTCCAACACTTCGAGCAGCCGGCGACTCTCGCGCTGGTAGCGCTCGATCGCGTAGGGGATCTTTTCCGGCGCGTAGCGGTAGAACACGTTGGCCTGGCCCATCATCGGCCCGACCCCGCCCATCTGGAACATCAGCCACTGCAGGACCCGCGACCGCCCCTTGCGGTCGGCCGGCATCAGCCGCCCGGTCTTCTCGGCCAGATAAACGAGGATCGCTCCCGACTCGAACACGACGAATCCATCCTCGTCCTCGTCGCGGATGACCGGAATGCGGCCGTTCGGGTTGAGTTCGACAAACCAGGGCTGCTTTTGCTCGCCGGCCATCAGATCGATCGCCCGCACGCGATAGGGAAGCTGCAGTTCCTCGAGCGCAACGGAGATCTTGTGGCCGTTGGGAGTCGGCGCGGTGAACAACTCGATCATGTCTCCTACCGTAGCGCGTGCGCCGCCGCCGCGACAGCGCGGCCGCGCAACCCGGCCGAACTGGACCGGCGCGGAGACGCACCACCCGCGGCGCGGCCACCGCGGCGGTCGCGGTCCGGCCGCGCGCGTATACTTGCGCCATGCGCGCGCTGGTCGTCACCCAACCCGGGCCGATCGCGAACCGGCCGCTGGTCGCCGCCGACCTGCCCGACCCGGTGCCGGGGCCGGGCGAGCTGCGCGTGCGGGTGCGCGCGTGCGGCGTGTGCCGGACCGATCTGCACGTCGTCGAGGGCGACCTCCCGCCCGTGCGCGACCGCGTCATTCCCGGCCACCAGGTCGTCGGCGTGGTCGACGCCCTCGGGCCGGGCGCACGCCGGTTCCGCGTCGGCGACCGCGTCGGCATCGCGTGGCTGCGCAGCGTGTGCGGCGCGTGCGACGCGTGCGCTGCCGGCCGCGAGAACCTGTGCCCGAACGCGCAGTTCACCGGCTACCACGCCGACGGCGGCTACGCCGAGTACGCGGTCGCGCCCGAGGCGTTCGCCTACACCATCCCGGATGCGTTCACCGACGTCGAAGCGGCGCCGCTGTTGTGCGCGGGCATCATCGGCTACCGCGCGCTGGCGCGCGCCGCGTTGCCGCCGAGCGGTGCGCTCGGCCTGTACGGCTTCGGCGCATCGGCCCATGTCGTGCTGCAACTCGCCCGCCATCGCGGCGCGACCGTCTACGTCGCGACGCGCGGACGGTCGCACCGCGCGCTCGCCGTCGAGTTGGGCGCCGCGTGGGCCGGCGCGGTCGACGAGCCGCCACCGGCGCCGCTCGACAGCGCCATCGTGTTCGCCCCGGCCGGCGCCGTCGTGCCGCCGGCGCTGCGCGCGCTGAAGCCGGGCGGCACCTGCGCGCTCGCCGGCGTGACCATGACCGACCTGCCGGCGATGGCCTACGAGCCGCACCTGTTTCGCGAAAAGACGCTCACGAGCGTCACCGCGAACACGCGCGCCGACGGCGAAGCGCTGCTGCGCGAGGCGGCGGCGATCCCGGTTCGCCCGCGGGTGGCGACCTACCCGCTGGAGGCGGCCCCCGACGCGCTCGCCGACCTGGCCGGCGGCCGGATCGACGGCGTCGCGGTGCTCGTCGTAGACGGCGCGACGTGACCGCACCGCGCGCGCGTCAGCACGGGCGCGGCTCGCCGGCGCACAACAGGTCGACGACCCAGCGGGCGTAGGCGCGGCGGTGCCGCTGCGGCGCGATCTCGAGCCGGAGCTGTACGCCGAACGCATCGTCGCGACGCCACGCGACCCGGCCGGGCAGCTCGAGTTCGACGCCGCCTGCGACGAACTGTACGGTGACCTGCGCGTCGGGCGCGACGGGCCCGTTCGACTCCTCGCACACGAGGCCGAGCCCGCCGGGCGACACCTCGCGCACCACCACCGGCAGGTCGCGCCGCGTTCGATGGATATGCATCGAACCGGCTTGTTCGAACGGAACACGCGGGAACTTCCGGCGGGATGGCGCGTTCACACCTCCGTTGTATCCCCGCGCGGCCGCGCGGGGAAGCGAAACCGATAATCGCCGGTTTCCTCGTAATGCACGTTACCCGACCGAGCCTACGTGATCGCCACACTCGGTGTGCACCCGGACCGCGGCGGTCGCGATTCGCCGGCGACGCGCCGGTCCGCCCCCGTCACCCGGCCCGCCGCCGCCGGCTCACGAATACCCGCGTCCGGCCGTCGCCGCGGGGGCGTGACGGCCGCGGCGGCGCCGGGATCGGCTCGGCCGGCGTGTCGAACAGCGACGCGCAAAACGCGCGCACACGCGCGGGCACGGGCGACGCGCGCAGCTCGGTTGCCACCGTCTCCAGCGCCGCGGCCAGGTCGTTCGCGTCGCGAAACCGATCGTCGGCGCGGCGCGCGACCGCGCGGCGCACGACCGACTCGAGCGGGCGCGGGTAGTCGGCGCGCACGTCCGACGGCCGCGGCAGCGCGCCGCGCGCGATGCGGGCGACCGGTTCGCCGGCGGCGAACGCGCGCTCGCCGGTGGTGAGTTCGAACAAGATCGCGCCGAGGCTGTAGACGTCCGCCCGCGCGTCCCCGCGCGCGCCGGCGAGCAGTTCCGGCGCGGAGTAGCGCGTCGCGGTGATCACCGCGCGGCCGGCGACGTCGTCGCAGCGGGCGGCGCCCCAGTCGACCACGGCGACGTCCCCGTCGTCGGACACGAGGACGTTCGACGGCGTGACGTCCCGGTGGACGACGCCGCGCGCGTGCGCGTGGCGCAGCGCCTCGGCGGCCCGGTGGACCACGGCGAGCGCCACCTCGTCGGGAACGCGCCGGCGGCGCAGCGCGGCGCTCGCGGCGATCGCCTTGAGCGTCCGGCCGGCGACGTAATCGAACGCGATGTAGAACCGGCCGCGGTCGTCGCCGCAGTCGACCACGCGGGGGATCGCCGGGTGCGCGAGGGCGGCGGCCACTTGCGCCTCGCGGATGAACGCGCGCAGCCGGTCCCCGGCGACCGCCGCCTCGGGCGCGATCACCTTGACCGCGGCCCGCAGGGCGACACCGGCGGCGGTGGCGCGCTCGGCGAGCCACACGTCGGTCGACCGGCCACGGGCGAGAATGCGGCGGGGGATGTAGGGGCCGAACGGCTGCATGGCGCGGTCCGGCGGCGACGACCAGGACTGCAACACGGCGGCCAACGCGCGCGCACGCAAGTTCGGCCAGTTGGCGGCGCGCGCGTGGTGCCCGGGGGCCGCGGGGCGGGGAATTTCCTCGCAGCCGGTGCCGCCCCGCGCGCGCCGTTGCCCCGCCGGGGTTGCCGCTCGGTGGGCGGCGCGGCCGCGACCCCGCGAATTGGCCGCTCGGCGGCGTTCGCGCAATACTGCGGGCGGCGATGGGGGCGCCCACGCATTGACAGCGGGCCGCCGGCGAGTCGCGGCGGTCGCGGCGGTCGCGGCGTGCACCGCAGCGGCGGCAGCGCGCGCCGGTGGGGACGCCGCGCGCGTCACCGGCGCGGTGTTCGTCGACGGGCCGGCGCGCGACGGCGCGTTCGATCCGGCGAGCGGCGACCTGCCGCTGGCCGGGTACCGGGTCGAGGCGGTCGACGCCGCGGCGCCCGGCGTCCCGGTCGCGTCGACCGTCACGGGCCGCGACGGCCGCTACGCCCTCGAGGGACTCGCGCCCGGCCGCTACCGTCTGCGCGTGCTGTCGCCGACCGGCGTCGAACTGGCCGAGTCGCCGCCGGTCGACCTGACCTCCGGCGGCACCGCGCGCGATCTGCGGGTCGATCCGACCGGTCGCGTCTACGACGCGGTCACCGGCGCGCCGGTCGCGGGCGTGCGCGTGCGCGTCGAATACGACGGCGGCGGCCTGGTGCCCGCAACCGCCATGGGCCTCGGCCAACAGGGACAGGTGACCGCCGGCGACGGCATCTACCGCGTCGACTTGCCGCCGGGCCGCTACCGCCTGGCGCTCGACACGTCGCAAGTGGCGTACGCCGCGCCGTCGCTGCGCATCCCGCCGCGGCCCGGATTCGCGCCCGCGGGTCCGGTCGTGACGTCGCCGCTGCCGGAGGTCGACGGCGACACCACCTATTACTTGCAGTTCGATCTGCAACGGCCGGGAGACGCGGTGTTCAACAACCACATCCCGGTCGACCCGCTCGCCGCGCGCGTCGTCCTCACCAAGCGCGCCGATCGCCCCGCCGCCGCGCCCGGCGACGTCGTCGCGTACACGATCGCGGTCGCCAACCGCACGTCGCGCGACCTGCGCGGCGCGAGCGTGCTCGACACGCCGGCGCAGGGCCTCGCCGTCGTGCGCGACAGCGCGCGCGCGGCGATCGCGGGCCGGCCGGTGGCGGCCGCGGTTCGATTCGACGGCGGCCGATCGCGCCGGATCGCGCGGTTCGGACCGTTCGACCTGCCGGCGGGCGCGACCCTCGAACTCACGTATCACGCGGTCGTGGGCAGCGACGTCCGCCCCGGCGACCTCGACAACCGCGCGGCCATGGTCGACGCCGCGGGCGTGAGGCTGTCGACCGTGTCGGTCGCGCGCGTGCGCGTCGCGGCCGATCCGGACTTCGACGAGGGCCTCGCGGTCGGCCGCGTGTTTTGCGACGACGACGGCGACGGGCTCCCGAGCGCGGGCGAGCGCGGCGTATTCGGCGCGCGCGTATACATCGACACCGGCTCCTACGCGCGCACCGACGCCGACGGCCGCTTTCACCTGTCGCAGATCCGGCCGGGCGTCCACGTCGTCAAGCTCGACGCCGACAGCCTCGCCGGGGGGACGCCGCGAGGAGATCCGGCGCGGCCGATCCATTTCACGGCCGGTCTGCCGGCGCGGGTGGACCTGCCGGTCCGCTGCGCCGGCGAGGTCGTGCGCCGCGGCCACCCGGCGATGACCGTGCGCGACGCCGCCGGACGAGGCGAACCGCCGGGGCGGCGCGTCACGGTGTCCGGCTCCGTGCGCGACGCGACGGTCGCGATCGACGGCGTGCCGGTCGCCTTGCCCGGGGCGGCGGTCGTGCCGGCGGACGGCCGGTTCTTGCTGCGCCACGGCGCGCCGCCCGGGGTCGCGCCGCGCGAGTGGGTGCTGGCCGTGTCCCGCCACCGGCCCGACGGCTCGTTCGAGCGGACGGTTCGCCAGTGGCGCGGCGCCGGCGCGCCGCCTCCGCGGGTCGACTTCGACGGGCGCGACGACGCGGGCGCGGCGCTGCCGCCCGGCCTGTACAGCGCCCAGCTCGCGGTCGCGTACGCAGGCGACGACGCCATGGCGGTGAGCCGCCGGGCGCCGTTTGCGATCCAACCCGACGCACCGCCGGCGCCGCCGGCGCCGGAGCCGGAAGTGTGGCGCGGCGATCTGTTTCGCGGCGGGCGGCGGCCGCGAGCCACGGCCGAGCTGCGCCGACGCGTCGCGGCGGTCGTCGCGCGGCTGCGCCCCGGCGACCGCGTCGCGGTCGAAGTGCACGCGGACGGGGCCGGCGACCGGCTCGCGGCGATGGCGCGCACGGCGCGGGAGGCCAAGCTCGTCGCGGAGCTGTTCGCGGCCGCCGGCGTCGCCCCCGACCGCATCACGGCGCGCGGCCGC is a genomic window of Deltaproteobacteria bacterium containing:
- a CDS encoding glutathione S-transferase codes for the protein MIELFTAPTPNGHKISVALEELQLPYRVRAIDLMAGEQKQPWFVELNPNGRIPVIRDEDEDGFVVFESGAILVYLAEKTGRLMPADRKGRSRVLQWLMFQMGGVGPMMGQANVFYRYAPEKIPYAIERYQRESRRLLEVLDKQLSRGDYLAGDYSIADIANFCWARTYEWSGIDIDGLDHLRRWLEAIAARPAVQRGLAVPPRPDADTPDAANKLAEAARKLLV
- a CDS encoding zinc-binding alcohol dehydrogenase family protein, translated to MRALVVTQPGPIANRPLVAADLPDPVPGPGELRVRVRACGVCRTDLHVVEGDLPPVRDRVIPGHQVVGVVDALGPGARRFRVGDRVGIAWLRSVCGACDACAAGRENLCPNAQFTGYHADGGYAEYAVAPEAFAYTIPDAFTDVEAAPLLCAGIIGYRALARAALPPSGALGLYGFGASAHVVLQLARHRGATVYVATRGRSHRALAVELGAAWAGAVDEPPPAPLDSAIVFAPAGAVVPPALRALKPGGTCALAGVTMTDLPAMAYEPHLFREKTLTSVTANTRADGEALLREAAAIPVRPRVATYPLEAAPDALADLAGGRIDGVAVLVVDGAT
- a CDS encoding PilZ domain-containing protein, whose amino-acid sequence is MNAPSRRKFPRVPFEQAGSMHIHRTRRDLPVVVREVSPGGLGLVCEESNGPVAPDAQVTVQFVAGGVELELPGRVAWRRDDAFGVQLRLEIAPQRHRRAYARWVVDLLCAGEPRPC
- a CDS encoding serine/threonine protein kinase produces the protein MQPFGPYIPRRILARGRSTDVWLAERATAAGVALRAAVKVIAPEAAVAGDRLRAFIREAQVAAALAHPAIPRVVDCGDDRGRFYIAFDYVAGRTLKAIAASAALRRRRVPDEVALAVVHRAAEALRHAHARGVVHRDVTPSNVLVSDDGDVAVVDWGAARCDDVAGRAVITATRYSAPELLAGARGDARADVYSLGAILFELTTGERAFAAGEPVARIARGALPRPSDVRADYPRPLESVVRRAVARRADDRFRDANDLAAALETVATELRASPVPARVRAFCASLFDTPAEPIPAPPRPSRPRGDGRTRVFVSRRRRAG